GACGAGGCCCCCGCTGGCGAGCACGAACAGCTCGCGGTGGGTGGTGGTATGGCGGCCCTTGTCGTCCTCGCTCACCTCGCGCACCTCCTGGCGCGCCGAGCCCAGCAGGCGGTTGATGAGGGTGGACTTGCCCACGCCGGACGAGCCGATGAGCGCCACCGTCCGGCCCGGGCCGAGGTAGGGCGCGAGCGCCTCCAGGCCCTCGCCGGTGACGGCGCTCACGGTGTGCACGGGCACGTCCTGGGCGAACTGGACGATGCGCTCGCGCTCCGCGGTGGCGTTCGCGCTCAGGTCCGCCTTGGTGAGCACGATGATGGGCTGGGCGCCGCTGTCCCAGGCCACCGTGAGGTAGCGCTCGAGCCGGCGCGGGTTGAGATCCTTGGTGAGCGCGGAGACGAGGAAGACGCCGTCCACGTTGGCGGCCACCACCTGCTCCTCGGTGGTGCGGCCCGCGGCCTTGCGCGCCAGCTGCGTGCGGCGTGGCAGCACCGCCTGGATGACGGTGGTGCCCTCCTGGGAGCGCGGCTCGTAGGAGACCCAGTCACCCACCACCGGGCGGGCCGAGTCCCCCTTGCGGATGGCCATGCGCAGCTTGCCGGGAAGCGTGGCGCGCAGCTCGCCGCCCGCCGTGCCGAGCACGTACTCCACGCCATGGTCGGCGGTGATGCGCGCGGGTTGCTCGCTGGTGCTCGCGCGAGCCCTCCACGCGTCGACGAAGGGGGGGCCCCACCCCAGCTTCTCCAAGGCCCGCTCATCCATGCTGCTGGCTCATGCGTTCTCCATGACGGGCGGGACTACACCAGCCCGTACTCCTCGAGCTTGTTGTACAAGGTGCGCCGGCTGATGCCGAGCAGTCGCGCGGCGAGGGTGCGGTTGTCCCCCGCGCGCTGGAGCGCGTCCACCAGGGCCTGCCGCTCCATGCCCTTGCGCTGGGACTCCAGGGTGCGCCCCTCTCCCGCGGGGAACGACGCCGGGGCGGAGCCCGGGAGTCCTGGCGGCGGGCTCGGGACGGGCGGGGGCGCGGCCATGGGGGCGATGCCCGGCTGGCGATCCAGCTCCCGGAGCACCTCCTCCCCGGAGAGCAGGGGGCCGTCGGAGAGCACCACGAGGCGCTCGATGAAGTTCTGCAACTGGCGCACGTTGCCCGGCCAGGGCTGGGCGCGCAGCACGGCGAGTCCCTCGGGCGTGAGGACGAAGGGCGGGCGGCCGTTGGCCCGGGCATGCACCTCGAGGAAGTGCCGCACGAGCGGCTCGATGTCCTCGGGCCGGGCACGCAGGGGGGGCAGCCACACGGGCACCACGTTGAGCCGGTAGAAGAGGTCCTCGCGGAACACCCCCTCGCGCACGAGCGCCTCCAGGTCGCGGTGCGTGGCGGCCACGAAGCGCACGTCCACCTTGATCGTCTGCGTGCCCCCGAGCCGCTCGAACTCGCGCTCCTGCAACAGGCGCAAGAGCTTCACCTGCACCTGGGGGGTGATGTCGCCGATTTCATCGAGGAAGAGGGTGCCGCCGTGGGCCAGCTCCACGCGGCCGGGCTTGCGCGTGGCGGCGCCCGTGAAGGCACCCTTCTCGTAGCCGAACAGCTCGCTCTCCAGGAGCGTGTCCGGCAGGGCCGCGCAGTGCAGCTTCACGAAGGGGCCACCGCGCCGGGGGCTCGCGTCGTGCACGGCCTTGGCGGCCAGCTCCTTGCCGGTGCCGGACTCTCCGCGCAGGAGCACCGTGGCGGTGCCCGTGGCGGCGCGGCCGAGCAGCGCCTGCACGCTGGCCATGGCGGTGCTCTGGCCCACGAAGCCGCCGGACTCCTTGCCCAGGGGACGCGTGGCCTCCTGGTGCTGCTGCGCGCGCAGGAGCGCCTTGCGGATGCTGAAGAGGATCTCCTCGCGATCGAAGGGCTTGAGGGCGAAGTCGGCGGCGCCCGCCTTCATGGCCTCCACGGCGAGCGGCACGGTGCCGTGCGCGGTGAGCAGGATGACGGGCACGTCGGGCCAGCCGCGTTGCACCTCGGCGAGCAGCTCCAGGCCGCCCATGCCCGGCATGCGCACGTCGCTCACGACGACGTCGATGGGCTTGCGGCCGAGCAGGGCGAGTGCCTCGTCCCCGCGCGCGGCCGTTTGCACGGTGAGCCCCGCCTGGACGAGCAGCGCGCCGAGCACCTTGGCCACGGCGGGATCGTCATCCACCAGCAGCACGCTTCCCTTGAGCGACTCGGCCACGCGGCTCCATCTCCTGGTATGGGGAGAGGGGCCGCGTTCCCCGGTGTGGCTCGCGCGCGCCCCCCCTCGGGATGCTACCGCGCCCCGGGAGACTCGGGCAGTGCCTGCCTCGGGGCGGAGCCCGCCCGCTGGGAGCGCTTCGGCTCAGCCCTCCGTCGACAGCCGCGGATAGTCGATGTACCCCTGCGGGCCCGCCGAGTAGAAGGTCTGCTTGTCCGGCGCATTGAGCGGCGCGTTCGCGCGGAAGCGCTCCGGCAGGTCCGGGTTGGCGAGGAAGAGCGCGCCGAAGACGACCGCGTCCGCCTCGCCGTTCTTCAGCACGGCCTCCGCGCTCTGCTGGGTGAGGCTGCCGCCGCGCAGGTACGTGCCCTGGAAGAGCGCGCGGAACGTGGTGTGGTAGGAGTCGAACTGGGGGCCGAACGTGGCCACGTGCAGGTAGGCGGGCTTCAACGGCGCGAGCTGCTCGACGAGGTAGCGGTAGGTCTCCCGGGGGTTGGCGTCCTTGATGTCGTTGAAGCCCATCTCCGGGGAGATCTTGATGCCCACCCGGTCGCTTCCCACCTCGTCCACCAGGGCGGCGAGGGTCTCGAGGATGAAGCGAGCGCGGTTCTCGAGCGAGCCGCCGTAGGCGTCCGTGCGGGTGTTGGTGTTGCTCGAGAGGAACTGCTCGGGCAGGTAGCCCGAGGCGGCGTGCAGCTCCACGCCATCGAAGCCGGCCTCCAGGGCGCGGCGCGCCGCGCGGCGGTACTCCCCAATCACCTCGGGGATTTCCTCGAGCCGCAGGGCGCGCGGCTGGACGAAGGACTGAGGTCCCGTGGAGGTGTAGCTCTGGCCCGCGGGGGTGATGGCCGAGGGCGCTACCGGGGTGGCTCCGCCGGGCAGCATGCTCGGGTGGGAGATGCGGCCGCTGTGCATGATCTGCATGAAGATGCGTCCGCCCTGCGCGTGAACGGCCTCGGTCACCTGCTTCCAGGCCGCCACCTGTGCGTCGGTCTCGATGCCCGGGGTGCGCACGTAGCCCTTGCCCATCGCGGAGGGAAAGACGCCCTCGGTGATGATGAGCCCCGCGCCCGCGCGCTGGCGGTAGTAGGTCGGGACGAGATCGGTGAGGACACCGGTCTGGTCATCCGAGCGCGAGCGGGTCATCGGCGCCATGACCATGCGGTTGTTGAGCGTGTAGCGGCCGAGCGAGACGGAAGAGAAGAGCGTGGACATGAGGGACCTCGGAGGGGTGGGCGGCGAGGGCCGCCGGCGTGGGACCAACAGCGAGTCACCGTGACGAGGACAGAAGTAACCCCTTCCCAGGTCTGGGCTGTAGAGCCTGATTTGGAATGCATCGTTCCACTCATGGAACACGCGTGGCCGAGACGGGAAGGCGCAGGGTCACCGTGGTGCCGCGCCCCTCGTGGCTCGTGAGCGCCACGCGTCCGCCATGGGCCTCCACCACCCGCCGCACGAAGGCCAGCCCCAGTCCGCTGCCCGTGGTCTTGGTGGTGTAGAAGTCGTCGAAGGCGCGCTCGCGGGTGCGCGCGTTCATGCCCTCGCCGGTGTCCTCCACGCTGAGCACCACCCCCGAGTCCTCCGTGCGCGTGCGCACGGTGATCACCCCCCCGCGGGGCATGGCCTCCAGGGCGTTGCGCAGCAGGTTCTCCAGCGCGGTGGCCAGCAGATCCCAATCCCCCGCGCAGCGCGGCGGGCCCTCGGCGAGTTCCCGGCGCAGCTCCACTCCGGGGTTGCCGGCGAAGCCCTGGAGGGACAGCACGCTCGTCACCAGGTGGTTCACGTCCAGCGGCGCCAGCAGGGGCTCCACCCGACCCAGGCGCTGGTAGGTGCTCACCACCCGGTCCAGGCGCTCCACCTGCTCGAGCAGCAGCTCGAGGAACTCGCCCTTGTCGTCCCACGAGCGGCCCCGCGCGTGCTCCACCTGGAGGTACTGCGCGGCGCCCTTGAGCGCGGCGATGGGGTTCTTCAGGTCATGCGCCATCTGCGCGGAGAAGCGGCCCAGGGTGGCCATCTGCTCCAGCCGCTCGCGCTGGGCGGTGAAGGCGATGACGCCCCGGCGGGTGATGGCCAGCAGTGCGAGGGTAATGGCGGCCGTGCCCACCACGAGCGCGCCGTGGCGCGCGGCGAAGGCGCGGAAGACGGTGAGGTAGGAGAGCACGCCCACGAGCGAGAGCAGCAGCGCGTACATCGCGTGGACGTTGGACAACTCCTGGCCGAAGAGGCGCAGGCGCAGCGCCACCACCGCGATGGCCGGCAGTCCCAGCAGCGTGCCCAGGCCGCCCAGGCGCGGCACGTCCTCGCCCAGCAGCGCCACCACGTCCGTGCCCAGCAGCGTCACCAGCAGGGCGAGCCCCGTGAGCAGCAATCCCGTCCGGGCGCGCTCGGTGGAGCGCGGCTCGCGGCGCAGGTGCCAGGTGAGCAGGCCGAAGCTGCCGAACAGCAGCGGCGCGCTCAGCACCAGGACCATCAGCGAGAAGCCCCGCGAGTCCACCTCGTCCGCCACTCGCGGTGAGCCCAGCCCTCCGAGGCTCAGCAGCGCCAGCATGCCGAAGACGGCATAGGTGGCGTACATCACCACCGCCAGTCGGCGCCGCTCGCCCACGAAGGCGAGGATGAAGTGCAGGGCGGTGGGCACGCCCGTCAACGTCGCGCACGTGGCGATGAGGCGCCAGCCGGGACCGCCCGCGTGCTCCAGGGCGAAGTCGGCGAAGTTCCACGTGGACAGCGCGATGCACAGCACCGCGAGCGGCAGCCCCATGGGACTGCGCCCCACCCGCACCAGGGCGAGGCCCGCGAGCGCCAGGAGCCCCGCGCAGGCCCCGAGGCTGATCCACGCCTGGGTCGTCATCGCTCCCCGCTCGTGCCTTTCGTGTCTCGAGGGGGCCGGCTACAGGAGGGCCAGACGCCGGGAGCGCACGGGATCGGCCACCACGGTCTCCCACCGGCGCACGGCCGCCTCGCGCTCGCCCTCGGGCGCGTCGGCGTAGAAGCCGAGCGTGTCGTTGAGGCCGCGGCTGAGCTCCTCGATGGCGGTCAGCCGGATGTCGAGCTCCGGGTGGCGCAGCGCGGCCACGAGCCAGTCGGCGCGGCGGCGCGAGCGATTCTCCGTCCACCAGGCCATCCACGCGCGCGTGTCCAGGCCGAACGTGGCGCGCGTCACCTCGCGCAGCGCGTCGGCGGCGGCCTGGGCGCACGCCTGGTCGCCGCTGTGGGTGAGCGGGATGAGGCCGTCGATGGCCTCGCGGTCATGCAGTGTGCCGAGGGCGCGCGCGGCGAGGGCGCGCCGCGCGGGGTCCGGGTGGGACAGCTCCTGGCGCAGCTCGCGGCGGGCCGCGTCCATTCGGGGCAGGTGCTTGAGGGAGGCGGCGGCCACGCGCGCGGCGCTGGACAGGTCCGGCTCGGGATCGAAGAGGCCGCGCAGGATGCCGTCCACGAGCTCCACGTAGGGCAGGTTGCCGGCGGTGAGCAGCGCGAAGTAGCGCGTGTCCGCGTCGGGCGAGTCCAAGAGGGGCGCGAGCATCTGGGCCGCGGGCCGGCCGAGCCGCGACAGGGCACCGGCGACGGGGCCGAGCTCGTCCGCCTCGGGCAGCTCCACCACGGGCAGCCGGCTCCACGCGCTGGGGCCGGGGAAGTGCATGGCGAGCACCCGGGCACTGGCCTCGGGCGAGCGCGCCAGCTCGGCCATGGCGTTGGCGCGCTGGTTGGCGTCCGGGCCGGTGAGCCGCTTGAGCAGGGGGCCGAAGTCCGGAGGTGGACGCTCCTCCTGCGACATCACCAGCGGGGCGAGCGAGGCGGCGCGGCCCGGTACGTTGGCGGAGCGGGTGGCGAAGGGGCTCCAGCCGAGGCTCGCGGCGAAGGAGGGCGCCGGGGCCGGGGCCGACGACGGGGCGGAGTCGGACAGGTCCACGTCCACGTCGAAGTCCAGCGCGGCGGAGTGACGCTGCTCGCCCATGCGCTGCTTGCGGAAGAGCAGCAGCTCCTGGAAGGCGGCGGGCAGGTCCTGGCAGAAGAGGATGTAGTCGGAGAGCCGGCGCTGGCTGACGGGCTTCTGGCCGCAGTCCCCGTAGAGCACGGCCACGAGGCGGCCGCGCACTTCCACGGGGTAGAGGAAGAGGGTGCGCGGCGGCTGCCGTCCGAACAGCTCCAGGTAGTGCCGGGTGAGGCTGTCGGGCGGCATGGGGCCCACGTAGCTGCCGCGGGTGACGGCCACGGTGCGGAAGACGCTGGAGGCGTCGAGCGGAATGGACACCTGCGCGAGCGCGTCGCCGCCCATGCCCTCGCCCCGCGAGTCCCAGCCCACGGCGGAGCCGCGCAGCACGGCGAAGGCGGCCACGTAGTCGAAGGTGCGGCGGCCGAAGCGCAGGGCGTTGTCGATGAGCCGGTCGCGGTCGCGCGTGGACTCCTTGAGGGCGGCGCGTGCCTGGGCGAGCGTCCACTCCGGCACCTCGTCACTTCTCGGCGCGGTGTGCTCCGGCGCGGGGGTGACGGCCGGAGGAAGTGGCTGCGCGGCGGGCGCGGCCACCTGGAGGGGAGGCATGGCCATCAGGAGGGTTGGAGGAGAACTCCGCGGCGGCTGGGCAGGGGCCGGAGGTGCGGCCTGGGCGGGAGGCGGCGGAGCGGCCTGCAGGGGAGGCGCGGCCTGGGCGGGAGGTGGAGGACGCGCGGCCTGGGGAGGTGGAGCGGCCTGGGCGGGAGGCGGAGGACGCGCGGCCTGGGGATGAGGAGCCGCCTGGGCCGGGGGCGGAGGGCGCGCGGCTTGAGGCGGCGGAGCGGCCTGGGCGGGAGGTGGGGGACGCGCGGCCTGGGGAGGCGGAGCGGCCTGGGCCGGAGGACGCGCGGCCTGGGGAGGCGGAGCGGCCTGGGCGGGAGGCGGAGGACGCGCGGCGGGGGGCACCTGCTGGGGAGGAGCCGCGGGACGCGCGGGTTCGGTCATGTTCAGCCGCAGGGGCTCACGGGCGGGTGCGGACGGAGGCGGCGCGGCGGGAGCGGGACGTGCGACGGGGGCCGGAGCGGTGGGGGCCGGGGCGCGCTGGGGCGGAGGCTGTGGGGCGGCGGGCGCCTCGAGGGTCCGCTCGAAGGGGATGGGCTCGGAGGCCACCGTGCGCGCGAGCCGCTCCACCATTTCCAGGGTGAGGGCGGCGTCCTCTCCTTCGGGCCTGGGCGGCGGGGGAGGCGGGGTGAGCGCCGGGGCGGGAGGGGGCGGAGTGACTCCCCTCCGCTCGGGGTCGAGCATGCCGAGCACGGCGCTGTGGCGGGGCGAGAGCGGCAGCCGGTAGATGACGGAGATCCACTCGCGCACGCGGACCTCGGTGGCCACCCACAGCTCCAGCGACTTGCCGAGCAGGAAGCCGACCTCTTCCAGCTCCTTGCGGGGCACCGGGTAGCCGCAGGCCACGTGCAGGGTGCTGCCGTCGAGCGACAGGGGGACCACGCACAGCCGGTCGGCGATCTTCGGAGGGATGAAGGAGGCGACGTCCGCGTTGGGCTCGAAGTCGGCGAGATTGACCGGACGCAGCCCCGACGCCTCACCGAGCGCGTGGAGCACCTGGGGCTCGGCGAGCCACTGGCGCTCCAGCAGGGCGGTGTCGAGAGCGCCCCCGTACGCCGCTTGATGGCGCAGGGCCTCCTCGGCTTTGTCCTGGGGGAGGAGTCCCTGGGCGATCAGGGTGTGGGCGAGATGAGAAGGCATGGGGGGTCCGGCATCTTAAAGCCGCGGAAGGCGGGCACAACGAATCCTTTAATCCGTTGTCAACCCGCTCCCCCCCCGGGTCATTCAGCTCGGTTGGACGACATAGGTGGACGTCAGCTTGTCGTGGAGCGTCTGGCCCCGCCGGTCGAAGAGGGCCATCCAGAAGCCGGCGAGGAAGAAGCCGAAGGACACGCTGGCCAGCAGGGCACGCACGACGGCCCGGCCCGGAGCGGGAGCCTGTCCGCGGGTATCCACGAGCCGCAGGCCGAGCAACCGGCGGCCCAACGTGCGGCCATTCCAGAGGAAGGCGGCCGCGGCGCAGTACACGAGCGACAGGAGGATGAGGAGGATCGCTCCGGGAATCAGCACCGACTGGAGGGAGCGGACCTGGAGGAGGAACAGATCGAGCCCCGTGAGGGTGGTGGCGGGGGCCTGGACGCCGGCCACGGAGGAGGCGAGCAGGAGGTAGAGCGCGACCACGCCGAAGATGGCGCTCGCGTCGACGCCGAAGGCGAGCAGCCGGCGCCAGAGGGAGGCCGGACGGGCGTGGACTTCTCCGTCCGTCGCGGACATCGCGGCGGGCTTCACCGTGGGCGGGGCGGCACGCGGGGCGCTGCTGGGAGCGGGTGGCTCCTCGTCGATGTCGACCGGGAGGGAGTCCTCCTCACGGGCCGCGTACGGCAGCGGGGCGGCGCCGGGCAGACCCGGGGACGGGGAGCGCGGGGCATGACGGGCAGGCCGGGAGCGCGCTGGGAAACGGGAGCGGGAGTCGGGGCGGCCACCTCGGACCAGGGGGCGGACGGGGCCGGTGGAGGCGGCGTGCGGGCCGGGCCGCGCGCGGGGGTCATGCCCGGAGGGGTGGTGCGAGCGGTCATTCCCGGGGGCTGGGGCAGGGGTCCCGCCGGAATCGTCACCGCCTCGCTGTCGCTGTCCGCGCCCCGGTCCGGCCGGCGGCGATCGATGTGGATTTCCCGGTCCAACAGGTTCGGGACGGCCCGAGCCGCGGACCGAGACGCGGCGGCGCAGGTGGGGCAGTCCCCGACGGGCGGCAGCGAGGCTCCGCATTTCAGGCACTTGGACAACGTTTCCTCCAGGCTGAAGAAGGCTGTAGCAGCATGAAACGCCCTCCCCGTGCCGGGAGCAAGAAAACCGCCGCGGGTCCGGGGCCTCCCTGTCTGGTGGCTCACCGGGCCGCCCACCTCACGAGGCGGGTCGGCGTTGGGAAACGAGCATCAACCCGACCGAGACGAGCAGCGCGCCGACGACGGCCAACACGATGCCCAGGGGCGTGACGCCGGCGTACATGGCCCTGGGCGCGATGGTGGTGCCGATGATGCCCCCGAGGGTGCCTCCCACCATGCCGAGCAGCACTCCGCCCCAGAGGCCCACCAGGCGCGTGGCGGGCATCGCCACGAACGAGAGGACACCGATGACGAGTCCGATGAACGTGTAGACGAAGATGGCCATGAGAAGACGCTCCCTCGCGTAACCCCTCGGGGTTGGGTGGACCGACCGTACGAGGCAAACCTAGGAACGCGAGCGGGGAGCGGTCAGACGGTGGGGAACGAGGGCTTCCGCTCCTGGTCGCTAGCCGAGTTCCCCATCCAGGTGGGCCATGACGGTGAGCGCGGCGAGCGCGGCCGTCTCGGTGCGCAGGATGCGGCGGCCGAGCGTGACGGGCCGTGCGCCGAGCGCCTGCAGGGCGGACACCTCCTCGCGGGTGAGTCCTCCCTCGGGACCGACCACGAGCGCCACGGGGGTGCCGGCGGGACGCGAGCGGAAGGCCTCGCCCAGGGGCACGGCGGATTCCTCCTCGTCGAGCACGAGCAGGAGCGTGTCCGGGGCGAGCGAGCGCGCGGCCTCCAACAGGGCGCGAGGCGGGTGGACGTGGGGCACGTCGTTGCGCCGGCACTGACGGGCGGCCTCCTCGACGATCTTCGTCCAGCGCGCGGTGCGCTCCTCGGCGCGCTTGGGCTCGAGCTTCACCACGCTGCGCGCGGCGGCCACGGGGTGGAAGGCGGTGGCGCCCAGTTCGGTGCCCTTTTGCAGCACCCACTCCAGCTTGTCCCCCTTGGGCAGCCCCTGGAGGATGTGCACCTCGCGCGAGGGCGGCGCGTGCCGGACCTCACCGAGCCCCAGACGCACGCCGTCCTCCTCGACCGCGAGCACGCGCGCGGAGAAGGCGCGGCCGGCGCCGTCGAAGATCTCGAGCACGGAGTCCTCGGTGAGCCTCAGCACGTGCAGGAGGTAATGGCGCCGCTCGCCCGAGAGCGTCACCTCGGTGGGGGCGGGCTCGGGGAGGGGAACGAAGAGTCGGACCACGGCGAGGGTGTCCTCCAGCGGGGGGAAGAGGGGGGACTTCACCAGGAAGCCGCCCCTTGCACCAGGGCCGGTTCAGTGCCGCGTGTCGCGCAGCGCGAAGTCGGCGACCGAGGGCAGGTGATCCGACGCATCGGTGGAGTGGTCCACCTCGAGCAGCAGGGGCTCGAGCTCGGCCGAGGCGAAGAAGGTATCGAAGCGCTTGCCGGTGGCGGGCACGACGCCATTGCCGTCGGGCAGCGAGTTGAGGGTGGACATGTCGGCCACGTCCTGCAGCCGCATCCACTGCGCGGAGTCCTTCGGGTACTTGCCGGCGACGAGCAGCTCGCGCGCCTCGTCGGGTTTCATGTACGAGCCATCCGGCATGCACACGCGCAGCTCGCGGGCGCGGCGCAGCGGATCGTGCAGCTCGTGCTCGAGCGCATGGAGCGCGCGGCGCACACGCACGTCGCCGATGTTGCCCACGCCCCAGTC
Above is a window of Cystobacter fuscus DNA encoding:
- the rsgA gene encoding ribosome small subunit-dependent GTPase A is translated as MDERALEKLGWGPPFVDAWRARASTSEQPARITADHGVEYVLGTAGGELRATLPGKLRMAIRKGDSARPVVGDWVSYEPRSQEGTTVIQAVLPRRTQLARKAAGRTTEEQVVAANVDGVFLVSALTKDLNPRRLERYLTVAWDSGAQPIIVLTKADLSANATAERERIVQFAQDVPVHTVSAVTGEGLEALAPYLGPGRTVALIGSSGVGKSTLINRLLGSARQEVREVSEDDKGRHTTTHRELFVLASGGLVIDTPGMRELGVLESEEGLRDAFVDIQEQAAHCRFSDCRHEREPGCAVRQAVREGRLAPERLEAFHKLFQEAARPEYDTPLQTRGRQGGKRKGR
- a CDS encoding sigma-54-dependent transcriptional regulator, translating into MAESLKGSVLLVDDDPAVAKVLGALLVQAGLTVQTAARGDEALALLGRKPIDVVVSDVRMPGMGGLELLAEVQRGWPDVPVILLTAHGTVPLAVEAMKAGAADFALKPFDREEILFSIRKALLRAQQHQEATRPLGKESGGFVGQSTAMASVQALLGRAATGTATVLLRGESGTGKELAAKAVHDASPRRGGPFVKLHCAALPDTLLESELFGYEKGAFTGAATRKPGRVELAHGGTLFLDEIGDITPQVQVKLLRLLQEREFERLGGTQTIKVDVRFVAATHRDLEALVREGVFREDLFYRLNVVPVWLPPLRARPEDIEPLVRHFLEVHARANGRPPFVLTPEGLAVLRAQPWPGNVRQLQNFIERLVVLSDGPLLSGEEVLRELDRQPGIAPMAAPPPVPSPPPGLPGSAPASFPAGEGRTLESQRKGMERQALVDALQRAGDNRTLAARLLGISRRTLYNKLEEYGLV
- a CDS encoding alkene reductase is translated as MSTLFSSVSLGRYTLNNRMVMAPMTRSRSDDQTGVLTDLVPTYYRQRAGAGLIITEGVFPSAMGKGYVRTPGIETDAQVAAWKQVTEAVHAQGGRIFMQIMHSGRISHPSMLPGGATPVAPSAITPAGQSYTSTGPQSFVQPRALRLEEIPEVIGEYRRAARRALEAGFDGVELHAASGYLPEQFLSSNTNTRTDAYGGSLENRARFILETLAALVDEVGSDRVGIKISPEMGFNDIKDANPRETYRYLVEQLAPLKPAYLHVATFGPQFDSYHTTFRALFQGTYLRGGSLTQQSAEAVLKNGEADAVVFGALFLANPDLPERFRANAPLNAPDKQTFYSAGPQGYIDYPRLSTEG
- a CDS encoding ATP-binding protein is translated as MTTQAWISLGACAGLLALAGLALVRVGRSPMGLPLAVLCIALSTWNFADFALEHAGGPGWRLIATCATLTGVPTALHFILAFVGERRRLAVVMYATYAVFGMLALLSLGGLGSPRVADEVDSRGFSLMVLVLSAPLLFGSFGLLTWHLRREPRSTERARTGLLLTGLALLVTLLGTDVVALLGEDVPRLGGLGTLLGLPAIAVVALRLRLFGQELSNVHAMYALLLSLVGVLSYLTVFRAFAARHGALVVGTAAITLALLAITRRGVIAFTAQRERLEQMATLGRFSAQMAHDLKNPIAALKGAAQYLQVEHARGRSWDDKGEFLELLLEQVERLDRVVSTYQRLGRVEPLLAPLDVNHLVTSVLSLQGFAGNPGVELRRELAEGPPRCAGDWDLLATALENLLRNALEAMPRGGVITVRTRTEDSGVVLSVEDTGEGMNARTRERAFDDFYTTKTTGSGLGLAFVRRVVEAHGGRVALTSHEGRGTTVTLRLPVSATRVP
- a CDS encoding HEAT repeat domain-containing protein, with the protein product MPSHLAHTLIAQGLLPQDKAEEALRHQAAYGGALDTALLERQWLAEPQVLHALGEASGLRPVNLADFEPNADVASFIPPKIADRLCVVPLSLDGSTLHVACGYPVPRKELEEVGFLLGKSLELWVATEVRVREWISVIYRLPLSPRHSAVLGMLDPERRGVTPPPPAPALTPPPPPPRPEGEDAALTLEMVERLARTVASEPIPFERTLEAPAAPQPPPQRAPAPTAPAPVARPAPAAPPPSAPAREPLRLNMTEPARPAAPPQQVPPAARPPPPAQAAPPPQAARPPAQAAPPPQAARPPPPAQAAPPPQAARPPPPAQAAPHPQAARPPPPAQAAPPPQAARPPPPAQAAPPLQAAPPPPAQAAPPAPAQPPRSSPPTLLMAMPPLQVAAPAAQPLPPAVTPAPEHTAPRSDEVPEWTLAQARAALKESTRDRDRLIDNALRFGRRTFDYVAAFAVLRGSAVGWDSRGEGMGGDALAQVSIPLDASSVFRTVAVTRGSYVGPMPPDSLTRHYLELFGRQPPRTLFLYPVEVRGRLVAVLYGDCGQKPVSQRRLSDYILFCQDLPAAFQELLLFRKQRMGEQRHSAALDFDVDVDLSDSAPSSAPAPAPSFAASLGWSPFATRSANVPGRAASLAPLVMSQEERPPPDFGPLLKRLTGPDANQRANAMAELARSPEASARVLAMHFPGPSAWSRLPVVELPEADELGPVAGALSRLGRPAAQMLAPLLDSPDADTRYFALLTAGNLPYVELVDGILRGLFDPEPDLSSAARVAAASLKHLPRMDAARRELRQELSHPDPARRALAARALGTLHDREAIDGLIPLTHSGDQACAQAAADALREVTRATFGLDTRAWMAWWTENRSRRRADWLVAALRHPELDIRLTAIEELSRGLNDTLGFYADAPEGEREAAVRRWETVVADPVRSRRLALL
- a CDS encoding RDD family protein; amino-acid sequence: MSATDGEVHARPASLWRRLLAFGVDASAIFGVVALYLLLASSVAGVQAPATTLTGLDLFLLQVRSLQSVLIPGAILLILLSLVYCAAAAFLWNGRTLGRRLLGLRLVDTRGQAPAPGRAVVRALLASVSFGFFLAGFWMALFDRRGQTLHDKLTSTYVVQPS
- a CDS encoding GlsB/YeaQ/YmgE family stress response membrane protein; protein product: MAIFVYTFIGLVIGVLSFVAMPATRLVGLWGGVLLGMVGGTLGGIIGTTIAPRAMYAGVTPLGIVLAVVGALLVSVGLMLVSQRRPAS
- a CDS encoding 16S rRNA (uracil(1498)-N(3))-methyltransferase — encoded protein: MVRLFVPLPEPAPTEVTLSGERRHYLLHVLRLTEDSVLEIFDGAGRAFSARVLAVEEDGVRLGLGEVRHAPPSREVHILQGLPKGDKLEWVLQKGTELGATAFHPVAAARSVVKLEPKRAEERTARWTKIVEEAARQCRRNDVPHVHPPRALLEAARSLAPDTLLLVLDEEESAVPLGEAFRSRPAGTPVALVVGPEGGLTREEVSALQALGARPVTLGRRILRTETAALAALTVMAHLDGELG